A single window of Salvia splendens isolate huo1 chromosome 6, SspV2, whole genome shotgun sequence DNA harbors:
- the LOC121806790 gene encoding G2/mitotic-specific cyclin C13-1-like — protein sequence MADQGNTRRVTRLAARKRAADDTMVSENSKKKRVVLGEIQNVLSSRDQNIRAVNDRPKGKARRNLKLGEAKEAKTETDPAIDLDGKSDDPQMCGAYASDIYEYLHSMEMEAKRRPLSDYLEKIQKDLTANMRGVLIDWLVEVAEEYKLLPDTLYLTVSYIDRFLSCNALNRQKLQLLGVSSMLIASKYEEISPPHVDDFCYITDNTYSKEDVVKMEADVLKSLRFEMGNPTVKAFLRKFTRICQEHNDTLNLQIEFLAYYIAELSLLDYGCVKFLPSMVAASVMFLARFTLRPEQNPWNVELESSSGYKAADLKECVTILHDLQLSKRGGSLVAIREKYNHHKFKCVSALPSPAEIPESFFHQ from the exons ATGGCGGACCAAGGAAACACCAGGAGGGTCACGCGCTTGGCTGCGAGGAAAAGAGCTGCCGACGATACAATGGTCTCCGAGAATAGCAAGAAGAAGAGGGTTGTGTTGGGTGAGATTCAGAATGTCTTGTCTTCTCGAGATCAGAATATTCGTGCTGTGAATGATAGGCCGAAAGGCAAAGCCCGGAGGAATTTGAAGCTAGGGGAAGCTAAGGAGGCGAAGACTGAGACCGATCCCGCCATTGATTTGGACGGGAAATCTGATGATCCGCAGATGTGTGGAGCTTACGCTTCCGATATCTATGAATATCTTCACAGTATGGAG ATGGAGGCTAAGAGAAGACCGTTGTCGGATTACCTGGAGAAAATTCAGAAAGACTTAACTGCAAACATGAGAGGGGTTTTGATTGATTGGTTGGTTGAGGTGGCTGAGGAGTACAAGCTTCTACCGGATACATTGTATCTTACTGTTTCCTACATTGATAGATTCTTGTCGTGCAATGCTCTTAACAGACAAAAGCTTCAGCTGCTCGGCGTTTCCTCAATGCTCATTGCCTC GAAATATGAAGAGATTAGTCCTCCACATGTGGATGACTTTTGTTACATAACAGATAATACATACTCGAAGGAAGATGTAGTGAAAATGGAGGCTGATGTGCTTAAGTCCCTCCGGTTTGAAATGGGAAATCCCACAGTGAAGGCATTTCTCAGAAAATTCACCAGAATCTGTCAAGAACATAATGAT ACATTGAATTTGCAAATAGAGTTCTTGGCTTACTATATAGCAGAGTTGAGTTTGCTGGATTATGGATGTGTAAAGTTCTTGCCTTCTATGGTGGCTGCATCAGTCATGTTCCTAGCAAGGTTTACGCTTCGTCCAGAACAAAATCCATGG AATGTGGAACTAGAATCTAGTTCAGGATACAAAGCTGCGGATCTTAAAGAATGTGTTACCATCCTTCATGATCTGCAATTGAGCAAACGAGGGGGCTCTTTGGTTGCCATAAGGGAGAAATACAATCATCACAAG TTCAAATGTGTGTCGGCGTTGCCCTCGCCTGCAGAAATCCCAGAGTCCTTTTTCCACCAGTAA
- the LOC121806891 gene encoding MFP1 attachment factor 1-like, translating to MAETEQSPPNATTADKYSNVSFSIWPPTDRTREAVKNRLIETLSSPSILSKRYGTVSRDEAVEAAKLIEQEAFEVAEKAASTDDDGIEILQVYSKEISKRMLETVKARSGESAAAPETATETDEPHKAEEEDAGSTAPPQSEKTESVADDE from the coding sequence ATGGCCGAAACCGAGCAATCGCCGCCCAATGCCACCACCGCCGACAAATACTCCAACGTTTCCTTCAGCATCTGGCCACCTACTGACCGCACGCGCGAGGCCGTCAAGAACCGCCTCATTGAGACCCTCTCATCCCCATCCATTCTCTCCAAGCGCTACGGCACCGTTTCGCGCGACGAAGCGGTCGAAGCCGCCAAGCTCATCGAGCAGGAGGCCTTCGAGGTCGCCGAGAAAGCGGCTTCCACTGATGACGACGGGATCGAGATTTTGCAGGTCTATTCGAAGGAAATTAGCAAGCGGATGCTTGAAACTGTGAAGGCCAGATCTGGAGAGTCGGCGGCCGCTCCGGAGACCGCAACGGAGACCGACGAGCCGCAcaaggcggaggaggaggatgcAGGGTCAACCGCGCCGCCGCAGAGTGAGAAAACCGAGTCTGTTGCCGATGATGAATGA